The sequence ACGATCTGACAAGACACGTCGTACACACGCACGAACACGACGCTCCGATCAGTGGAAGCGCACGACGACGCAGGCGATGTCGTCCTCGCTGCCCCAGTCGAGCgcctcgccgacgagctccgccaCCGCGCCTTCCGGGCGTCCGCCGTgcccctccaccgcctcctggTTCGACATCACCTTCCACACCCCGTCgctggcgaggacgacgagctcagtgccaccgtcgccgccgacgtcctcgATGGTCACGTCCGGGCCGGAGCTGATGTGCTCCTTGATCTGCCGGTCGCCGAACGCGCGCGACGTCGCCAGCTGCGCGTCCACGCGCGGCACGTCGCCGTGGATCTCCGTCACGaccccgccgcggcgctcgacgGCCTCGCGCTCCCGGAGCGGCTCGTGGTCCACGGACAGCTGCCGCgcccgccccgcgcgcgcggtCGCACGCCACGGCGCGGGAGTCCCCCACGTTCGCCACCACCAGAGTCTCGCCGTTGATCAGGATCCGCGTCGCCGTTGCTTCCTGCGCGACACGCGCGCCACCCGGGAGCAACGGCAGGGGCGGAGCTAAAACGAAATGGAGGAGGGTGCCTCTCGCtgaatttactctattttaaatCAAGTTTAAGTTGATGCGAGTGCCTAAGTTTGTATTAAGAATGGTGCACACATGATGAAAATCGGtgaattataataaaaaatttttTTGATCTGGTTTCTAGGCACCCTCCTATACTCTACCTCCGCCCctgagcagcggtggcggcacgACGGCGGAGCACCTGGCGGTCAGTAAATGCCTTCACGTCGAACTTTTAACGACCGTGCTTAGCTTTTACTCTTTAGAAGTTGATAGTGGAACAAGGAGACTGAactaaaggattttttttttaaaacattggCCGAAACTACTAGACTTGGTTAAAGTTTCGCGCCTATT is a genomic window of Oryza glaberrima chromosome 7, OglaRS2, whole genome shotgun sequence containing:
- the LOC127780253 gene encoding LOW QUALITY PROTEIN: probable protein phosphatase 2C 58 (The sequence of the model RefSeq protein was modified relative to this genomic sequence to represent the inferred CDS: deleted 1 base in 1 codon), which codes for MAFRFGLWRNDGFHEIKWKAAPPLPLLPGGARVAQEATATRILINGETLVVANVGDSRAVACDRAAGRARQLSVDHEPLREREAVERRGGVVTEIHGDVPRVDAQLATSRAFGDRQIKEHISSGPDVTIEDVGGDGGTELVVLASDGVWKVMSNQEAVEGHGGRPEGAVAELVGEALDWGSEDDIACVVVRFH